ATGCAAAAAAGCCTCTCCGTCGAAAGGCGTGATCCGCGCCGATTTCGATCCGGTGGCGATTGCTGAAGTGTATAAAGATTACGCCTCGGCAGTATCAGTGCTCACCGACGAGCACTATTTTCAGGGCAGCTTCGATTATCTGCCGCTGGTTAGCGCGGCGGTTACCCAACCGGTGCTATGCAAAGATTTTATTATCGATTCCTGGCAAATTTATCTGGCGCGCTTTTATCAGGCCGATGCGGTATTACTGATGCTTTCCGTACTGGATGATGAACAGTATCGCCAGCTGGCAGCTGTGGCGCATAGCCTGGAGATGGGCGTTCTGACCGAAGTCAGTAACGAAGCGGAACTGGAACGCGCGCTGGCACTGGGCGCCAAAGTGGTGGGGATTAATAACCGCGACCTGCGCGACCTCTCTGTCGATCTGAATCGCACCCGCCAGCTGGCGCCGCGCCTTGGTCCCGGCGTCACGGTAATCAGTGAATCAGGCATTAGCAGCTATGCGCAGGTACGTGAGCTGAGCCGTTTCGCCAATGGCTTTTTAATCGGCTCCGCCCTGATGGGCGAAGCGGATCTTCATCAGGCGGTACGCCGCGTGCTGCTTGGCGATAATAAAGTGTGCGGCCTGACCCGTCCTGAAGATGCCCGTGCCGCCTGGCAGGCGGGCGCGGTTTATGGCGGATTGATCTTCGCTGAAGGATCGCCGCGCAAAATTGATAGCGCGCAGGCCCGTCAGATCATCGCCGCCGCCGCTTTGCGCTATGTCGGCGTATTTCGCAATGCGGCCATCAGTGACGTTGTCACGTTAAGCCGCACATTAGCGCTAAGCGCCGTTCAGCTGCATGGCAGCGAAGATCAGGTCTACATTGATGCGCTGCGTGCTGAACTGCCGCCAGACATCGCTATCTGGAAGGCGCTCAGCGTTGGCGACCAGCTGCCGGCGCGCACCCTGCTTCATGTCGATCGCTACGTTTTTGATAACGGCGCCGGCGGTAGCGGTCAGCGTTTTGACTGGTCGTTGCTCACCGGCCCGCTGGATAACGTGCTGCTGGCAGGCGGTCTAGGCGCGGATAATTGCGTATCAGCCGCGCAGCTGGGCTGTGCCGGGCTCGATTTTAATTCCGGCGTCGAGAGCGCGCCGGGCATCAAGGATGCCGAAAAGATCGCCGCAGTATTTCAAACGCTGCACGCCTACTGACAGCAAACGTCCGCATCGCGGGCGCGGATAAGGAAAATAACGTATATGACATTACTAAACCCCTACTTTGGCGAATTTGGCGGTATGTATGT
This Mixta hanseatica DNA region includes the following protein-coding sequences:
- the trpCF gene encoding bifunctional indole-3-glycerol-phosphate synthase TrpC/phosphoribosylanthranilate isomerase TrpF, which gives rise to MQTVLNEIIRDKALWVEKRKKTQPLASFQQQLTPSTRSFYHALQGARTAFILECKKASPSKGVIRADFDPVAIAEVYKDYASAVSVLTDEHYFQGSFDYLPLVSAAVTQPVLCKDFIIDSWQIYLARFYQADAVLLMLSVLDDEQYRQLAAVAHSLEMGVLTEVSNEAELERALALGAKVVGINNRDLRDLSVDLNRTRQLAPRLGPGVTVISESGISSYAQVRELSRFANGFLIGSALMGEADLHQAVRRVLLGDNKVCGLTRPEDARAAWQAGAVYGGLIFAEGSPRKIDSAQARQIIAAAALRYVGVFRNAAISDVVTLSRTLALSAVQLHGSEDQVYIDALRAELPPDIAIWKALSVGDQLPARTLLHVDRYVFDNGAGGSGQRFDWSLLTGPLDNVLLAGGLGADNCVSAAQLGCAGLDFNSGVESAPGIKDAEKIAAVFQTLHAY